Proteins from a genomic interval of Oscillatoria salina IIICB1:
- a CDS encoding RuBisCO large subunit C-terminal-like domain-containing protein, whose amino-acid sequence MTIEIDYRFPPGIDAAKQAKIIAIGQTAGTWDARFAHREKSLRSHLAEVVKLETDNQGYSIATIRFPEINVENDIPSLLTAIFGKYSMAGAGKVISVRLPQNYGTRPKFGISGVREQLSVESRPLVMAIFKPALGLSAEDHGEIFAQVARAGLDIIKDDEILGDLEVAPTRQRLAACRRVIEEVKDKTGRTVLYAVNVTGKADRLIEKARLLVKEGANALLLNVLTYGFSVLEALATDPEINVPIFAHPAFAGAMCAAGDTGLSYSVVLGTLMAYAGADAVLYPAHYGSLPFDPGEEAKIRDELRSRNVFPVPSAGIHPGIVPQALTDYGTDVILNAGTGIMDHPDSPASGVKAFFAAWERVKNKQSFELESLPEGALKQAIAKWGKK is encoded by the coding sequence AGAAAAATCTTTGCGATCGCATTTAGCGGAGGTTGTTAAGCTGGAAACTGACAATCAAGGTTATAGTATCGCTACAATTCGCTTTCCAGAGATCAACGTCGAGAACGATATCCCTAGTTTATTAACAGCTATATTCGGCAAATATTCAATGGCAGGGGCAGGAAAAGTCATTTCAGTTCGTTTGCCTCAAAATTACGGTACGCGTCCCAAATTCGGTATTAGCGGCGTTAGAGAGCAATTGTCAGTGGAATCTCGCCCTTTGGTAATGGCAATTTTTAAGCCAGCTTTGGGGCTTTCGGCTGAAGATCATGGCGAGATTTTTGCTCAAGTTGCTCGTGCGGGTTTAGATATTATTAAAGATGATGAAATTTTAGGTGATTTAGAAGTAGCACCAACACGCCAACGTTTAGCAGCTTGTCGGCGAGTTATCGAGGAAGTAAAAGACAAAACTGGGCGAACTGTTCTCTATGCGGTTAATGTTACTGGAAAAGCAGATCGGTTAATTGAAAAAGCGCGTTTATTAGTTAAAGAAGGCGCAAATGCACTATTACTAAATGTCCTAACTTATGGCTTTTCTGTATTAGAAGCATTAGCTACAGATCCAGAAATTAATGTACCTATTTTCGCACATCCTGCCTTTGCTGGGGCGATGTGTGCGGCTGGAGATACAGGATTAAGTTATTCTGTGGTTTTAGGGACATTAATGGCGTATGCTGGGGCTGATGCAGTGTTGTATCCCGCCCACTATGGTAGTTTACCATTCGATCCCGGGGAAGAAGCAAAAATTAGAGACGAATTGCGATCGCGCAACGTTTTTCCTGTCCCCAGTGCGGGAATACATCCTGGGATTGTCCCCCAAGCTTTAACTGATTACGGCACGGATGTTATCCTCAATGCAGGAACCGGAATTATGGATCATCCCGACAGCCCCGCTAGTGGTGTTAAAGCCTTTTTTGCAGCTTGGGAAAGAGTTAAGAATAAGCAATCTTTTGAGTTAGAAAGTTTACCTGAAGGAGCTTTAAAACAAGCTATTGCTAAATGGGGTAAGAAATAA
- a CDS encoding HAD-IB family phosphatase, giving the protein MQLPVEQNLPKKAVYCDFDGTITAVETFAGMLKEFAPEMSAKIMPQLYERKLTLRVGVRQMLESIPARQYQAVIDYANDKPIRPGLTELVDFLDSKNIPFYVVSGGLRDMVIRVLSRENEARKPLISRVAGIAAVDVDNNGEYLQVASEFEADTELVAKVRVMEKYPAKEKIAIGDSITDFNMALKADLVFARDRLIEYLESEGKPYLPWNNFFDIRDTLAQKWQ; this is encoded by the coding sequence TTGCAGTTACCAGTCGAACAAAATTTACCTAAAAAAGCAGTTTACTGCGACTTTGACGGGACAATTACAGCCGTGGAAACATTTGCGGGAATGTTAAAAGAATTTGCACCGGAAATGTCAGCAAAAATCATGCCCCAATTGTATGAAAGAAAGCTAACATTAAGAGTAGGCGTGCGACAAATGTTAGAATCGATTCCAGCAAGACAATATCAAGCAGTAATTGACTATGCTAACGATAAACCAATTCGTCCTGGTTTAACTGAATTAGTCGATTTTCTTGACAGTAAAAACATTCCTTTTTATGTGGTTTCTGGTGGTTTACGCGATATGGTAATTCGCGTTTTAAGTAGGGAAAATGAAGCGAGAAAACCATTAATTAGTCGAGTTGCAGGTATAGCTGCGGTAGATGTGGATAACAACGGAGAATACTTGCAAGTAGCTTCAGAATTTGAAGCAGACACAGAATTAGTTGCAAAAGTGCGCGTAATGGAGAAATACCCGGCAAAAGAGAAAATCGCGATCGGCGATTCGATTACCGATTTTAACATGGCATTAAAAGCAGATCTAGTCTTTGCGCGCGATCGCCTGATAGAATATCTCGAATCTGAAGGTAAACCTTACCTACCCTGGAATAACTTTTTCGATATCCGCGACACTCTCGCACAAAAATGGCAATAA
- the mtnB gene encoding methylthioribulose 1-phosphate dehydratase, whose product MNTDPRNTIINAASQFYQLGWMVGTAGNLSAKMPDNSFWITASGKNKGQLSEQDFVRIAAHGEMIESAHPENRPSAETSIHQAIYSLFPDAKACYHVHSIEANLVSNFTQAESLDLPPLEMLKGLGIWVENPQVSISLFENHLSVPKIAAEIETRLQNAPPEIPALLIRNHGVTVWGNSPTAAQNHLEIVEYIFRYLVAAR is encoded by the coding sequence ATAAATACAGATCCACGCAATACCATAATTAATGCCGCCAGTCAATTCTATCAACTAGGTTGGATGGTAGGAACGGCAGGCAATCTTTCCGCAAAAATGCCCGATAATAGTTTTTGGATTACCGCATCTGGAAAAAATAAAGGACAATTAAGCGAACAAGATTTCGTGCGAATTGCTGCTCATGGCGAGATGATAGAATCAGCTCATCCAGAAAATCGTCCTTCTGCTGAAACCAGCATCCATCAAGCAATTTACTCCTTATTTCCTGATGCAAAAGCTTGCTATCACGTTCACTCAATTGAAGCAAATCTAGTTTCTAATTTTACCCAAGCAGAGAGTTTAGATTTGCCACCGTTAGAAATGTTAAAAGGATTGGGAATTTGGGTAGAAAATCCTCAAGTTAGTATCTCTTTATTCGAGAATCATTTATCAGTCCCAAAAATTGCCGCAGAAATCGAAACTCGCTTGCAAAATGCACCTCCAGAGATACCCGCGCTTCTCATCCGCAACCACGGTGTTACGGTTTGGGGCAATTCACCCACAGCCGCACAAAATCACTTAGAAATTGTAGAATATATCTTTCGCTATCTCGTCGCAGCGCGTTGA